In Candidatus Polarisedimenticolia bacterium, a genomic segment contains:
- a CDS encoding Pls/PosA family non-ribosomal peptide synthetase produces the protein MRSRMLTSSDPAPAISDVASRAGALHEIFEIQADARPQAVAVDCGGERTTYADLEGRANRLARHLLGRGVTRGSIVAMMLPRSIDAYAAILAILKSGAAYVPIDPEYPADRVACILEDSGARALVTTRALAGPHAVPGREVICVDADRDWIGAEPSARLEPGAAGAGPRDLCYIIYTSGSTGRPKGVMIEHRSAVHLVRAESRIYGVRPDDRVFQGASLAFDLSIEEIWLAFQAGATLVPATGAMLHAGPDLSRLLAERGVTVLSTVPTLLTILAEDIPTLRLLILGGEACPPHLVDLWSRRGRRIVNTYGPTETTVIATCAELAPGRPVTIGRAIPGYRVHLLDERLRPVPPGEAGEICIGGIGVARGYVNRPDETRARFVPDRLAADGVAPGEPVAARLYRTGDLGRLDARGDIEFLGRLDGQVKLRGFRVELQEIEAVLAEGEGVRAAACAVREDPPGVQQLVGYIVPKNGHVDETRLVAHLRTRLPAYMVPATIETIGELPRLPSGKLDRASLPPPRGRSARQEVAERENGGGRSRTDTDAARSRTSTERSIAEVWSALFRPHDVSLDDDFFLDLGGHSLLVAKMVSELRRDPRFASVSVIDVYEHPTIRKLASALDIASRRNGPPRASDPSAAWRAPARPGSGGAGPARHRLAGALQALGLYVVSGFHVLQSITPYLVFFLLLENGAPALQAAVWGVGCSLLVFPALVLVAVAAKWTLLGRIRPGRHPLWGWYYVRWWLVQALVASLPLDYLFGTPLLPFVYRLLGARIGKDVHLATDRFAAFDLVAIGDGASIDHDASLPGYTVEDQELVLGPTRVGARCFVGTRSMLSDGVVMEDGARLDDLSLLPRGARVPAGETWAGSPARPVRGPVKPVAPPPARSPLRRAASTALYAALVPVLPVLLLVAFVPGVSLLTRLDPFAQPLLYLAATPLVGASFVLLLTAEVVLLKWLLVGRVRAGTYPLHGGFYVRHWIVDQLLAMSLDHVGQLHATLYLAPWYRALGARLGRSVELSTASLTTPDLLDIGDECTIADEVSLGEPRVEGGWMTTAPTRLGRRVFIGNSGVVPSGLAVGDGSLIGVLSIAPGDPSAAARTGASWLGSPPILLPRRETSKAFSETKTFHPGRRLRLARAAFEILRVTLVPAGFIVVMAATVRTALGLRGTLGAGATLALLPIVYAAVCALVLGGVVLVKWALMGRFRPFVRPLWTPFIWRLELANALYEFLSTPLALDALQGTPFLPFYLRLLGARIGRQVYLHTTGFLEFDLVDVGDRAALNEDCVVQTHLFEDRVLKASGARIGADAVVGSCSVVLYDSEMEAGSSLDALSLLMKGERLPAGTAWTGLPAAARIEDEAPMDDAAA, from the coding sequence TTGCGCTCTCGCATGCTGACCTCCTCGGACCCGGCCCCGGCAATTTCCGACGTTGCATCGCGCGCCGGGGCCCTGCACGAGATCTTCGAGATCCAGGCCGACGCCAGGCCGCAGGCGGTCGCCGTCGACTGCGGCGGGGAGCGTACGACCTACGCCGACCTCGAGGGCCGCGCGAACCGGCTGGCCCGGCACCTGCTCGGTCGCGGCGTGACCCGCGGATCGATCGTCGCGATGATGTTGCCGAGATCGATCGACGCGTATGCCGCCATCCTGGCGATCCTCAAGTCGGGGGCGGCGTACGTGCCGATCGATCCGGAGTACCCGGCCGACCGCGTGGCCTGCATCCTGGAGGATTCCGGCGCCCGCGCGCTGGTGACGACCAGGGCCCTGGCGGGACCGCACGCGGTCCCCGGTCGCGAGGTCATCTGCGTCGATGCCGATCGCGACTGGATCGGGGCCGAGCCGTCGGCGCGGCTGGAGCCGGGCGCGGCCGGGGCCGGACCGCGGGATCTCTGCTACATCATCTATACCTCCGGATCGACCGGCCGCCCCAAGGGAGTGATGATCGAGCACCGGAGCGCCGTCCACCTGGTGCGCGCCGAGAGCCGCATCTACGGCGTGAGGCCCGACGACCGGGTCTTCCAGGGGGCCTCGCTCGCCTTCGACCTCTCGATCGAGGAGATCTGGCTGGCATTCCAGGCGGGGGCGACGCTCGTCCCGGCGACCGGCGCCATGTTGCACGCGGGGCCGGACCTGTCGCGCCTGCTCGCCGAGCGCGGCGTGACGGTCCTCTCGACCGTGCCGACGCTCCTGACGATCCTCGCCGAGGACATCCCGACGCTGCGGCTGCTCATCCTCGGCGGGGAGGCGTGTCCCCCGCATCTCGTCGATCTCTGGTCGCGCCGGGGGCGGCGCATCGTGAACACCTATGGGCCGACGGAGACCACCGTCATCGCGACCTGCGCCGAGCTCGCTCCCGGCCGGCCCGTGACCATCGGCCGCGCCATCCCCGGCTACCGCGTCCACCTTCTCGACGAAAGGCTACGGCCGGTCCCCCCCGGCGAGGCGGGCGAGATCTGCATCGGCGGCATCGGCGTCGCGCGCGGCTACGTGAACCGCCCGGACGAGACGCGGGCGCGCTTCGTGCCGGACCGGCTCGCGGCCGACGGGGTCGCGCCCGGGGAGCCCGTCGCCGCGCGCCTGTACCGCACCGGCGACCTGGGGCGGCTCGATGCGCGGGGGGACATCGAGTTTCTCGGGCGCCTCGACGGACAGGTGAAGCTCCGCGGCTTCAGGGTGGAGCTCCAGGAGATCGAAGCGGTCCTGGCGGAGGGAGAGGGCGTCCGCGCGGCCGCCTGCGCCGTGCGCGAGGACCCGCCCGGCGTGCAGCAGCTGGTCGGCTACATCGTCCCGAAGAACGGCCACGTGGACGAAACGCGGCTTGTCGCTCACCTTCGGACCCGGCTGCCGGCCTACATGGTGCCGGCGACGATCGAGACGATCGGCGAGCTGCCGCGCCTTCCGAGCGGCAAGCTCGACCGCGCCTCGCTCCCGCCGCCGCGCGGGAGGAGCGCGCGGCAGGAAGTCGCCGAGCGGGAGAACGGAGGCGGGCGATCGCGGACGGACACGGACGCGGCACGGTCACGCACGTCCACCGAAAGGAGCATCGCGGAAGTCTGGAGCGCCCTCTTCCGCCCGCATGACGTCTCCCTGGACGACGACTTCTTCCTCGACCTGGGGGGCCACTCGCTGCTGGTCGCGAAGATGGTCTCGGAGCTGCGCCGCGATCCGCGCTTCGCGTCCGTCTCGGTGATCGATGTCTACGAGCACCCGACGATCAGGAAGCTCGCCTCGGCGCTCGACATCGCGTCGCGCCGCAACGGGCCGCCGCGCGCGTCCGATCCGTCTGCCGCCTGGCGGGCGCCTGCGCGCCCCGGCTCGGGCGGCGCCGGCCCGGCCCGCCACCGCCTGGCGGGTGCCCTCCAGGCGCTCGGGCTGTACGTCGTGTCCGGCTTCCATGTTCTCCAGTCGATCACGCCGTACCTCGTCTTCTTTCTTCTCCTGGAGAACGGCGCGCCGGCGCTCCAGGCCGCCGTCTGGGGCGTGGGTTGCAGCCTGCTCGTCTTCCCGGCGCTCGTCCTGGTCGCCGTCGCGGCCAAGTGGACCCTGCTCGGGCGCATCCGGCCGGGCCGCCATCCTCTCTGGGGCTGGTACTACGTGCGCTGGTGGCTCGTGCAGGCCCTGGTCGCGTCGCTCCCCCTGGACTACCTTTTCGGGACGCCGCTCCTGCCGTTCGTCTACCGCCTCCTCGGCGCACGGATCGGGAAGGACGTCCATCTCGCCACCGATCGATTCGCCGCCTTCGACCTGGTGGCGATCGGCGACGGCGCGTCGATCGACCACGACGCGTCGCTTCCGGGCTACACGGTCGAGGACCAGGAGCTGGTCCTCGGGCCGACGCGCGTCGGCGCCCGGTGCTTCGTGGGGACGCGGTCGATGCTTTCCGACGGTGTGGTGATGGAGGATGGGGCGCGGCTCGACGATCTGTCGCTCCTCCCCCGCGGCGCGCGAGTCCCGGCCGGCGAAACCTGGGCCGGCTCGCCGGCGCGTCCCGTCCGGGGGCCGGTGAAGCCGGTTGCGCCGCCCCCGGCGCGCTCACCGCTTCGTCGCGCCGCGAGCACGGCGCTTTACGCGGCGCTCGTGCCGGTCCTGCCGGTCCTCCTGCTCGTCGCCTTCGTGCCGGGGGTCTCCCTCCTGACCCGGCTCGATCCGTTCGCCCAGCCGCTCCTGTACCTGGCGGCGACTCCGCTCGTCGGCGCGTCGTTCGTCCTGCTCCTCACGGCCGAGGTGGTGCTGCTCAAGTGGCTCCTCGTCGGACGCGTTCGAGCCGGCACGTACCCGCTGCACGGCGGGTTCTACGTGCGGCACTGGATCGTGGATCAGCTGCTGGCCATGAGCCTCGATCACGTCGGTCAGCTGCACGCGACGCTCTACCTCGCGCCGTGGTACCGCGCGCTCGGCGCCCGGCTCGGCCGGTCCGTCGAGCTGTCGACGGCCTCGCTGACGACCCCCGACCTCCTCGACATCGGCGACGAGTGCACGATCGCCGACGAGGTGTCGCTCGGCGAGCCGCGCGTCGAGGGGGGCTGGATGACGACGGCGCCGACCCGCCTCGGCCGCCGCGTCTTCATCGGCAACAGCGGCGTGGTGCCGTCGGGCCTGGCGGTCGGCGACGGCTCGCTCATCGGCGTCCTGTCGATCGCCCCCGGCGATCCGAGCGCGGCGGCCCGCACGGGCGCCTCGTGGCTCGGCTCGCCGCCGATCCTGCTGCCGCGCCGGGAGACGAGCAAGGCGTTCTCCGAGACGAAGACGTTCCACCCGGGCAGGCGCCTCCGCCTGGCCCGGGCCGCCTTCGAGATCCTGCGCGTGACCCTGGTCCCGGCGGGATTCATCGTCGTCATGGCGGCGACCGTCAGGACGGCCCTCGGGCTCCGGGGCACGCTCGGCGCCGGCGCCACCCTCGCGCTCCTGCCCATCGTCTACGCCGCCGTCTGCGCCCTGGTGCTCGGCGGCGTGGTGCTGGTGAAATGGGCCCTCATGGGGCGCTTCCGACCGTTCGTCCGCCCGCTGTGGACGCCGTTCATCTGGCGGCTGGAGCTGGCGAACGCCCTGTACGAGTTCCTCTCGACACCGCTCGCCCTCGACGCGCTGCAGGGGACGCCGTTCCTCCCCTTCTATCTGCGGCTCCTCGGCGCGCGGATCGGGCGCCAGGTCTATCTCCACACCACGGGCTTTCTGGAGTTCGACCTCGTCGACGTCGGGGATCGCGCCGCGCTGAACGAGGACTGCGTCGTGCAGACACACCTGTTCGAGGACCGGGTGCTGAAGGCCTCCGGGGCGCGCATCGGCGCGGACGCGGTGGTGGGATCGTGCTCGGTCGTCCTGTACGACTCGGAGATGGAGGCCGGCTCGTCCCTCGACGCGCTGTCGCTTCTGATGAAGGGGGAGCGCCTCCCCGCCGGCACGGCCTGGACCGGCCTGCCGGCCGCCGCGCGCATCGAGGACGAGGCGCCGATGGACGATGCCGCCGCGTAG
- a CDS encoding sialidase family protein — translation MPRSRVMVVYLGFVLCLIAHLSSSALRAADTIQWKNIGPGGGGNMVNTAVSPADPNIVLMSSDVGGFFWSGNGGQTWKMANQIVVAPNWVGGIGSSAHAGFGFDWHAGRQHIVYFGPAKSTDAGRTWQMHLAPTTVAGAGGVVAENPLIVYSYGGPIDAVHGPRVFRTSDAWEGGPFQTSELPVGAGVIRSLVIKPGENDKIIACADTNDPYAPNSQQSGLFRSDDGAQNWTRIDPVSAGLPATIQCSNLTLHRATGQLFMAVRTTPVEGAMSFLDLLCPVQNELCTLDRFGGAYKSADWGATWSPINGTDGQEELLPNLGFDTPGPPEDPTIPAQDWTTATPNTVHLDTTEFPGNSVIRIDSAGNLDSNAVINVQAASLYKMTAYFSYSQAIGDIALIDVTWRNAGGQPVQFPDGSAVSPIYQSVNSPDPPLSTDHKWVRMETLLRRPDEAVTIEINIHPSPGGTTWMDNISLKPARMLPKYAGRAPGSYAIGYSDIVVDPTDVNTIYAGTRGGTFQDLFVDLRTADAGGVWKTVDGGATWTHVTRASWHDNVVNNFGAAPVCGDGVCGGGGATNGENCNTCPLDCQTSPCCGNESCDGGETYMSCQADCPFSGSKEISVANGHHAARAGSYTVWSLGIGSGPTGHQTLYWGTVKTTDGGNTWTEMNSTRYDAGSPKGTWMGNGDTNDVFTYPVAGDNRAPGRNWLFYGDDDNRLMVSYSGGASFSPEGWQWGSISVLGDAATSIVLDSDPNTIYVATSNGGTGRFIEDNTTHGGVAKGVYAAGASPEAMPTWTWSAVGNSFPHTTGHIDVVKSGGAFYAAVYGRGVYKAAGEGSTWTCLGGVACPNNSNWIDPNSTPVVPACGNDGICWKAYRIYQEPTHGRLYVTFGNPLYNGTAAVALETGIWESKDSENQWVRISNPNTGTDNGMDREPITDLVFVNSTTILASTWHGNGDTSDLAGSYIGDGGIYRGTCPDTSPADGVCDTGSTWTWVKEVWQPVVTGLAVSRATTDGSIVYAYVGQGGGNNPLPGQNAGIYKSVDGGDSWTVPLQNTGLMNLGHGRLYTSPDTHRLYASTIGDGVFEGTITCGPLAEGFADSDADGTPDCADANTDISSQITVTEGSVSGVVGNLRLSDNSYETLSEQTTGNPRKLTKVWTFNNVPIGKPYQLRVEGRKIAGGGNSVDDFKFSFLTKAAGSTCTNTDTYPPAQTDILTVVKTTDDNQFQSASLGTLTNPVVCVRAQDSKRTGSDMQTDRLELDQVVLYGVPPCTDADEDGYAASCSSCVNTFCPTVDCDDTDWQENQGRTEGPAGHPTCTDTKDNNCNGLIDAADTAVCPTTQYVLVERPNSDAGPNQGTPSPAGSHYLNVDDDPHDGDTSTLTLTTAGLREVFTTADQLLDTDIVTNVKVRWVAKKGSGSGWSGKAGLVIGASASEYYGPTRTLTTNYTLYEESFSLNPATNQAWAVWEVRAAKLIYQQVTNGMQLPRAKLTELVLVVTVLR, via the coding sequence ATGCCTCGAAGCCGCGTGATGGTCGTGTACCTGGGGTTCGTGCTCTGCCTGATCGCACACCTGTCCTCCAGCGCGTTGCGCGCCGCGGACACGATTCAGTGGAAAAACATTGGCCCCGGCGGTGGTGGGAACATGGTCAACACCGCCGTCAGCCCCGCAGACCCCAACATCGTCCTGATGTCTTCTGACGTCGGCGGCTTCTTCTGGTCAGGTAATGGGGGGCAGACCTGGAAGATGGCAAACCAGATTGTAGTGGCGCCCAATTGGGTCGGTGGGATTGGCAGCAGCGCGCATGCCGGATTCGGATTCGATTGGCATGCCGGGAGACAGCACATAGTTTACTTCGGGCCGGCCAAGAGCACGGATGCGGGACGGACCTGGCAGATGCACCTCGCCCCTACCACCGTCGCTGGAGCGGGTGGCGTGGTCGCTGAGAATCCACTTATCGTCTATTCGTATGGAGGTCCGATTGACGCGGTTCATGGTCCGAGGGTCTTCAGAACCAGCGATGCCTGGGAGGGTGGTCCTTTCCAAACATCTGAATTGCCTGTGGGCGCAGGCGTCATCCGCTCCCTTGTGATCAAACCAGGTGAAAACGACAAGATCATCGCGTGCGCCGATACGAACGACCCCTACGCCCCCAACTCCCAGCAGTCGGGGCTTTTCAGAAGCGACGATGGTGCTCAAAACTGGACGCGTATTGACCCTGTGTCGGCCGGGCTACCGGCGACCATCCAGTGCAGCAATCTCACTTTGCACAGGGCAACAGGCCAGCTATTCATGGCAGTACGAACGACGCCCGTGGAAGGGGCTATGTCATTCCTGGATCTGCTCTGCCCCGTACAGAACGAACTCTGCACCCTTGACCGGTTCGGAGGGGCATACAAAAGCGCAGATTGGGGAGCAACCTGGTCTCCCATCAATGGTACAGATGGCCAGGAGGAGTTGTTGCCAAACCTCGGCTTTGATACGCCCGGTCCGCCCGAGGATCCCACCATTCCGGCGCAGGATTGGACAACCGCTACTCCCAACACGGTCCATCTCGACACGACCGAGTTTCCAGGGAACTCCGTCATCAGGATTGATTCTGCTGGCAATCTCGACAGCAACGCAGTGATCAACGTGCAGGCGGCGAGTCTCTACAAGATGACTGCCTACTTCTCGTATTCGCAGGCGATCGGAGACATCGCCCTCATCGACGTGACCTGGCGCAACGCTGGTGGGCAGCCCGTCCAATTTCCGGATGGCTCGGCCGTGTCGCCAATCTACCAGAGCGTGAACAGCCCCGATCCTCCTCTCTCCACCGACCACAAGTGGGTGCGCATGGAAACGCTGCTCCGAAGGCCGGATGAAGCCGTTACGATCGAGATCAACATTCATCCCAGTCCGGGTGGAACGACCTGGATGGATAATATTTCGCTCAAACCGGCGCGGATGCTGCCGAAATATGCCGGCAGGGCACCAGGTTCTTACGCGATCGGGTACTCCGACATCGTCGTTGATCCGACTGACGTCAATACAATTTACGCTGGAACGCGAGGGGGTACGTTTCAGGACTTGTTCGTCGACCTGCGTACGGCTGATGCTGGAGGGGTCTGGAAGACGGTCGACGGCGGAGCGACCTGGACGCACGTAACCCGGGCCTCGTGGCATGACAACGTCGTCAACAACTTCGGCGCCGCCCCGGTCTGCGGTGATGGTGTCTGCGGCGGAGGCGGTGCGACGAACGGAGAGAACTGCAACACCTGTCCTCTTGACTGTCAGACCTCGCCCTGTTGTGGCAACGAGAGCTGCGATGGTGGCGAGACGTATATGTCCTGTCAGGCGGATTGTCCCTTCAGCGGCTCGAAAGAGATTTCGGTGGCAAATGGCCATCATGCAGCCAGGGCAGGTTCATACACCGTCTGGTCTCTCGGAATCGGAAGCGGGCCGACCGGGCACCAGACGCTCTACTGGGGAACGGTCAAGACCACGGATGGCGGGAACACTTGGACGGAAATGAATTCGACTCGGTACGATGCAGGTTCGCCCAAAGGGACCTGGATGGGGAACGGGGACACCAATGATGTTTTCACCTATCCGGTCGCCGGCGACAACCGCGCCCCTGGCCGCAACTGGCTGTTCTATGGAGACGACGACAATCGATTAATGGTGAGTTACAGCGGAGGAGCGAGTTTCAGCCCTGAAGGTTGGCAGTGGGGCTCGATTAGCGTGCTTGGAGATGCGGCCACCTCCATCGTTCTCGATTCAGACCCGAACACCATCTATGTTGCCACCAGCAACGGTGGGACCGGCCGATTTATTGAGGACAACACGACACATGGTGGAGTCGCCAAGGGAGTCTATGCAGCCGGCGCCTCTCCTGAAGCGATGCCCACCTGGACCTGGAGTGCCGTGGGAAATTCATTCCCACACACTACCGGCCACATCGACGTAGTGAAATCGGGCGGGGCCTTTTACGCGGCGGTCTACGGACGAGGAGTCTATAAGGCTGCCGGTGAAGGCAGCACGTGGACTTGCTTGGGTGGAGTGGCGTGTCCGAACAATTCCAATTGGATCGACCCCAATTCGACGCCCGTCGTGCCCGCCTGCGGCAACGATGGCATCTGCTGGAAAGCCTATCGCATCTATCAGGAACCGACACACGGCCGCCTTTACGTAACCTTCGGCAACCCGCTCTACAACGGCACGGCGGCTGTCGCGCTAGAAACCGGGATCTGGGAATCCAAAGATAGTGAGAATCAGTGGGTCCGGATCAGCAATCCCAATACTGGTACCGACAATGGTATGGACAGGGAGCCGATCACCGACCTGGTATTCGTGAACTCGACCACAATCCTGGCAAGTACCTGGCACGGGAACGGCGACACCTCTGATCTGGCGGGGAGCTATATCGGTGATGGTGGCATTTACCGTGGGACCTGCCCCGATACATCTCCCGCAGACGGGGTATGTGACACGGGGTCGACGTGGACCTGGGTGAAGGAGGTTTGGCAACCCGTGGTGACGGGATTGGCCGTCTCGCGTGCCACCACCGACGGTTCCATCGTCTACGCCTACGTGGGACAAGGTGGGGGCAACAATCCTCTCCCCGGACAGAACGCCGGCATCTACAAGAGCGTGGATGGCGGAGACTCGTGGACGGTCCCGCTGCAAAACACCGGCCTGATGAACCTCGGCCACGGACGGCTCTACACGAGCCCCGACACCCACAGACTGTATGCGTCGACCATCGGCGATGGGGTGTTTGAGGGGACGATCACCTGTGGACCTCTTGCGGAGGGCTTTGCGGATTCCGACGCGGATGGGACTCCTGATTGCGCCGACGCCAACACCGACATCAGCAGTCAGATTACGGTCACCGAAGGTAGCGTGTCGGGGGTGGTCGGGAATTTGAGGCTTTCCGATAATTCCTATGAAACCCTATCCGAGCAAACTACTGGGAACCCCCGCAAATTGACCAAGGTGTGGACCTTCAACAATGTTCCGATCGGGAAGCCTTATCAGCTTCGAGTCGAGGGACGCAAGATCGCCGGCGGGGGGAACTCGGTTGACGACTTCAAGTTCAGCTTCCTGACCAAGGCGGCCGGGTCGACATGCACCAATACGGACACTTATCCCCCTGCGCAGACGGACATTCTGACTGTCGTCAAGACGACCGACGACAACCAGTTTCAGAGCGCGTCGCTGGGGACACTGACGAACCCCGTCGTATGCGTTCGGGCCCAGGACAGCAAACGCACGGGGAGTGACATGCAGACGGACAGGCTGGAGCTGGACCAAGTGGTGCTCTACGGAGTGCCTCCGTGCACGGACGCCGATGAGGACGGGTACGCTGCCAGCTGCTCGTCGTGCGTAAACACCTTCTGTCCAACTGTTGACTGCGATGACACCGACTGGCAGGAAAATCAAGGCCGGACTGAAGGGCCGGCCGGTCACCCAACGTGCACCGATACCAAGGACAACAACTGCAACGGCCTGATCGACGCCGCCGACACGGCTGTCTGCCCGACAACCCAGTACGTCCTGGTCGAACGACCGAATTCGGACGCCGGGCCGAACCAGGGGACGCCATCACCGGCCGGCTCTCATTATCTGAACGTGGATGACGACCCCCACGACGGCGATACGAGCACCCTCACGTTGACCACGGCCGGACTGAGGGAGGTCTTCACGACCGCCGATCAACTCCTCGACACCGACATCGTCACAAATGTGAAGGTGAGATGGGTCGCCAAGAAGGGATCCGGCTCGGGCTGGTCTGGGAAAGCCGGTCTGGTCATCGGCGCGTCCGCGTCCGAATACTACGGACCGACCAGAACTCTCACGACGAACTACACCCTCTACGAGGAGAGCTTCTCGCTCAACCCCGCGACGAACCAGGCATGGGCCGTCTGGGAGGTACGAGCGGCGAAGCTCATCTACCAGCAGGTGACGAACGGCATGCAGCTTCCCAGGGCGAAGCTCACCGAACTTGTCCTGGTGGTGACTGTGTTGCGCTGA
- a CDS encoding DUF1579 domain-containing protein: MLRKPSGTLLTAAAVVLLGTPALAGNEPPQMTPEQKAEMEAYAKAGAIGPQHQSMAAMAGTYKMAIKSWHEPGGPPMEETGTATRKMVMDGRVMVEDVNSSMMGTPFTGHGMRGFDNVSGKYWSTWMDSMSTGLMVSTGTCDAKKTCTFTGSWNDPVKKGPITARMTTRWTSPTTEVFEMYAPGKDGKEMKMMEITYTKS, encoded by the coding sequence ATGCTCCGCAAACCGTCAGGGACCCTGTTGACCGCCGCCGCCGTCGTGCTGCTCGGCACGCCCGCGCTGGCGGGGAATGAGCCGCCCCAGATGACCCCCGAGCAGAAGGCCGAGATGGAGGCGTACGCGAAGGCCGGCGCGATAGGCCCGCAGCATCAATCCATGGCCGCCATGGCCGGCACCTACAAGATGGCGATCAAGAGCTGGCACGAGCCGGGTGGGCCCCCCATGGAGGAGACCGGGACCGCGACGCGCAAGATGGTGATGGATGGTCGCGTCATGGTCGAGGACGTGAACAGCTCGATGATGGGGACCCCCTTCACCGGCCATGGCATGCGGGGCTTCGACAACGTCTCCGGCAAGTACTGGTCGACCTGGATGGACAGCATGTCGACCGGACTCATGGTGAGCACGGGGACCTGCGACGCCAAGAAGACCTGCACCTTCACCGGCAGCTGGAACGATCCGGTCAAGAAGGGCCCGATCACGGCGCGGATGACCACCCGCTGGACGAGCCCGACGACCGAGGTCTTCGAGATGTATGCCCCGGGCAAGGACGGCAAGGAAATGAAGATGATGGAGATCACCTACACCAAGTCCTAG
- a CDS encoding amidohydrolase yields the protein MMSHAMRSSVVSAAVALALTGPGAAAPPAAPAPKAAGAPAADLIVTNAKVFTADPARPECAAVAILGERIVAAGSRAEIEAWRGPATRVIDAGGRRVVPGFNDAHVHFVTGGMDLDNVDLKDAPTPAEFTKRIAAQVARTPKGEWVQGGNWDEQMWDPATLPDRTLIDRVTGDTPVFLARYDGHMALANSAAIRLAGVTAKTPDPPGGEIVHDASGEPNGLFKDAAMSAIYKVIPPFTRDQRMRAARRALAHAARLGVTSVQDMNPEYADIAVYAELLERGELTARIYAAPPLAGWEDQAKIGLRRAFGSPWLRLGALKGYADGSLGSTTAYFFEPFTDTPGSRGLLSEEMQPLSGMRERMTRADAAGLQLCVHAIGDQAISMILDLFADVAKANGGRDRRCRIEHAQHVAPKDFERFAAQHVIASMQPYHAIDDGRWAEKRIGPERIKTTYAFRTFLDRGVRLAFGTDWSVAPLDPMQSLYAAVTRATLDGKNPGGWVPEQKISIREAVEAYTLGSACAEFQEKEKGSIAPGKLADLVILSDDIFAIDPKTIKNVTVRATIAGGRVVHQAGP from the coding sequence ATGATGAGTCATGCCATGCGGTCGTCGGTCGTTTCCGCGGCAGTCGCGCTCGCTCTGACGGGGCCCGGGGCCGCGGCGCCACCGGCGGCACCCGCTCCGAAGGCCGCCGGCGCCCCAGCCGCCGATCTGATCGTCACGAACGCCAAGGTGTTCACCGCCGACCCGGCGCGCCCCGAGTGCGCGGCCGTCGCCATCCTCGGCGAGCGGATCGTCGCCGCCGGCAGCCGCGCCGAGATCGAGGCCTGGCGCGGACCCGCGACCCGCGTCATCGATGCCGGCGGACGCCGCGTCGTGCCGGGGTTCAACGATGCCCATGTCCACTTCGTCACGGGCGGCATGGACCTCGACAACGTCGACCTGAAGGACGCCCCCACGCCGGCGGAATTCACCAAGCGCATCGCCGCGCAGGTCGCCCGGACCCCGAAGGGGGAATGGGTCCAGGGCGGCAACTGGGACGAGCAGATGTGGGACCCTGCGACCCTGCCGGACCGGACGCTCATCGACCGGGTCACCGGGGACACGCCGGTCTTCCTCGCCCGCTACGACGGCCACATGGCGCTGGCCAACTCGGCCGCCATCCGGCTGGCCGGGGTCACGGCGAAGACCCCCGACCCTCCGGGCGGGGAGATCGTGCACGACGCCTCGGGCGAGCCTAACGGGCTGTTCAAGGACGCGGCGATGAGCGCCATCTACAAGGTCATCCCGCCGTTCACGCGCGACCAGCGGATGCGGGCGGCGCGCCGGGCCCTGGCCCACGCGGCCCGGCTCGGCGTCACCTCCGTGCAGGACATGAACCCGGAGTACGCCGACATCGCCGTCTACGCCGAGCTGCTCGAGCGCGGCGAGCTGACGGCGCGCATCTACGCCGCTCCTCCCCTGGCCGGCTGGGAGGACCAGGCGAAGATCGGCCTCCGCCGCGCCTTCGGATCGCCGTGGCTCAGGCTGGGGGCCCTGAAGGGATACGCGGACGGGTCGCTCGGCTCGACGACCGCCTACTTCTTCGAGCCGTTCACCGACACGCCCGGGAGCCGCGGACTGCTGTCGGAGGAGATGCAGCCGCTCTCGGGGATGCGCGAGCGCATGACCCGGGCCGACGCCGCCGGCCTGCAGCTGTGCGTCCACGCCATCGGCGACCAGGCGATCTCGATGATCCTCGATCTGTTCGCCGACGTGGCGAAGGCGAACGGCGGGCGGGACCGGCGCTGCCGCATCGAGCACGCCCAGCACGTCGCCCCGAAGGACTTCGAGCGCTTCGCGGCGCAGCACGTCATCGCGTCGATGCAGCCGTACCACGCCATCGACGACGGCCGCTGGGCCGAGAAGCGGATCGGCCCCGAGCGGATCAAGACGACCTACGCCTTCAGGACGTTCCTCGACCGCGGCGTCCGGCTGGCGTTCGGCACCGACTGGAGCGTGGCGCCGCTCGACCCGATGCAGTCGTTGTACGCCGCCGTCACCCGCGCCACGCTCGACGGCAAGAACCCCGGCGGCTGGGTGCCGGAGCAGAAGATCTCCATCAGAGAGGCGGTCGAGGCGTACACGCTCGGCTCCGCCTGCGCCGAGTTCCAGGAGAAGGAGAAGGGCTCGATCGCCCCCGGCAAGCTGGCGGACCTGGTGATCCTCAGCGACGACATCTTCGCGATCGACCCGAAGACGATCAAGAACGTCACGGTCAGGGCCACCATCGCGGGGGGCAGGGTCGTCCACCAGGCGGGGCCCTGA